One Halostella limicola genomic window carries:
- a CDS encoding IclR family transcriptional regulator — MGNTGKRVNAVGNSLEILHLIKSEEGARLSDIATQLELSKSTVHSHLNTLQSYGYITKKGEIYRLGLKFFHVGQHTRNRNDRYQLAKEKTSELAESLNHAVDFDVETNGKIMVLFHEANESTEVGLKEGDYLHLHTSSTGKAILAELPEKRVTELLDRERMPKETEYTITEPDNLREELRETSERGYAIVDQEWLEGLRAVGVAVTLPDGSPFGALSAGGPTYRLTTETIETDVAPKLMETAKELEDEISRVVE, encoded by the coding sequence ATGGGGAACACAGGAAAGAGAGTCAACGCAGTCGGCAACTCACTTGAGATCCTACATTTAATAAAATCGGAAGAAGGGGCGCGTCTCTCCGATATAGCTACTCAGCTAGAACTTTCGAAGAGCACCGTACACAGCCACCTCAATACTCTCCAGAGCTACGGTTATATAACGAAAAAAGGAGAAATATACCGCCTGGGATTGAAATTCTTCCACGTTGGTCAGCACACTCGGAACCGGAACGACAGGTACCAATTAGCGAAAGAAAAAACATCTGAACTAGCGGAGTCGTTGAACCATGCAGTGGATTTCGACGTTGAGACAAACGGAAAGATCATGGTTCTCTTCCACGAAGCCAACGAATCGACTGAAGTCGGCCTGAAGGAGGGAGATTACCTACATCTTCACACTAGTTCGACCGGGAAAGCTATCCTCGCCGAATTACCCGAAAAGCGGGTTACTGAACTTCTCGACAGAGAGAGAATGCCTAAGGAAACTGAGTATACAATCACCGAACCTGACAACCTCAGAGAAGAACTCCGAGAAACGAGTGAACGTGGCTATGCCATCGTCGATCAGGAATGGTTGGAGGGGCTCCGAGCAGTCGGTGTTGCTGTGACTCTCCCGGACGGTAGTCCGTTCGGAGCATTAAGCGCTGGCGGTCCGACGTACCGGCTCACCACGGAGACGATCGAAACGGACGTTGCTCCTAAACTTATGGAAACTGCGAAAGAACTAGAGGACGAGATCAGCAGGGTAGTCGAGTAG
- a CDS encoding oligopeptide/dipeptide ABC transporter ATP-binding protein, which yields MSDNAILETKSLKKYYEDSGGLLASLLGKKNRIKAVDNVDLRIEQGEVYGLVGESGSGKSTLGEAVIRLEEPTAGEIYFDGENILEFDRRELHEFRRKAQIIFQDPYGSLNPKKTVLQSVSEPLKNYGYETADAEDRVRELLFEVGLRPPEEFLQTYPAQLSGGQLQRVNIARALVLEPDLLIADEPMSMLDVSIQAGILKILEDLQNKLDFTILFISHNLALTRLVADKIGVMYSGKIVEEGDVEEIMKRPKHPYTQALMRSLPDLSTERERVLLTSSADDTDQRQVSGCNFHPLCPEKMDVCENAEPGLAEAEDRNVRCYLYHDENEKEVQEAPVLRN from the coding sequence ATGTCCGATAATGCGATACTCGAAACGAAAAGTTTGAAAAAGTATTACGAGGATTCCGGGGGGCTACTCGCCTCACTCCTGGGGAAGAAAAACCGTATCAAAGCTGTCGACAACGTTGACCTGAGGATCGAACAGGGAGAGGTGTACGGATTAGTCGGTGAGAGCGGATCGGGGAAATCTACGCTCGGGGAAGCCGTCATTCGTCTCGAGGAGCCGACGGCCGGGGAGATATACTTCGACGGAGAGAACATACTCGAATTCGACCGTCGTGAGTTACATGAGTTCCGACGGAAGGCTCAGATCATCTTCCAGGACCCCTATGGCAGTCTGAACCCGAAGAAAACAGTCCTCCAGTCTGTCTCTGAGCCGTTGAAGAACTATGGCTACGAGACAGCTGACGCTGAAGACCGCGTCCGAGAGCTTCTCTTCGAGGTCGGCCTGCGACCGCCAGAGGAGTTCCTGCAGACGTATCCGGCGCAACTCAGCGGTGGGCAGCTACAGCGAGTCAACATTGCACGGGCATTAGTTCTGGAACCAGACTTACTTATCGCCGATGAGCCGATGTCGATGCTTGACGTTTCCATTCAAGCCGGTATTCTGAAGATATTAGAAGACCTCCAGAACAAGCTGGATTTCACGATATTATTTATCTCCCACAATCTGGCCCTCACGCGTCTCGTCGCGGACAAGATCGGTGTCATGTATAGCGGGAAGATCGTTGAGGAAGGCGACGTAGAAGAGATCATGAAGCGACCCAAACATCCGTATACACAGGCACTCATGCGCAGTCTTCCAGATTTATCTACCGAGCGTGAGCGTGTTCTCCTCACTAGTTCCGCTGACGACACGGATCAGCGGCAGGTCAGTGGTTGTAACTTCCATCCTCTCTGTCCCGAGAAGATGGATGTCTGCGAGAACGCAGAACCCGGTCTAGCAGAAGCTGAGGACCGAAACGTGAGATGTTACCTCTACCATGATGAGAACGAAAAAGAGGTACAGGAAGCTCCCGTGCTCCGCAATTGA